CTTCATTGATCAGGTCCTTCATCGTGCCGATTACATCCTCGATGGGAACGTTTGGATCGACGCGATGCTGATAAAAGAGATCAATTGTTTCAATACCGAGGCGCTTCAAAGAAGCTTCGGCCACGGCACGGATATTTTCGGGGCGGCTGTCCACACCAACCGGTTTGCCGTCTTCAATCTTGAAGCCGAATTTCGTGGCAATGGTTACTTTATCGCGGAAAGTCTTGAGCGCCTTGCCCAAGAGCTTTTCATTTTCATAGGGGCCATAAACTTCAGCCGTATCGAAGAATGTGATGCCCAGATCAAAAGCACGGTGCAGTGTACGAATGGCATCCTGTTCTTCTTGTCCGCCATAGGCATAGCTCATGCCCATGCAGCCAAGGCCGATTGCGGACACAGTCAGTTCCTGGCCAAGCTTGCGCGTTTTCATCGGTATTCCTTTCGGGACGAGTTCTGAAATTCGAATGTCTGCACATGTATGCAGAACAAAGCGCGGAAACCCCGAGAGGCAAGAGGTGGGCAAGGGGAATGCAATTGCGGGGTTTCCGGTGAGGCAGAAACTACGCCCAGAATCCGTGTTCGATAATACCGATTTATTTTCACGGGTTATTCTATATTTTAGAACAATGAATCGAAATCAGCTTTCCCAACTTGCAGTTCTGGCCGCTGTTGCAGCCCATGGCAGTTTTCGTGGTGCGGCGAGAGAATTGTCGATTGCGCCATCGGCTGTCAGCCATGCCGTTGCAGCTCTCGAAGATAGCCTTGGTATCCGGCTTTTGTCGCGCACCACGCGCAGCGTGGCGCCCACCGATGCCGGACGCCAATTGCTGGAGCGACTTGCGCCCGCGCTTGAGGAAATTCATCAGGCTCTCGGGGCGGCGATAGAAGCGCGTGAGCGCCCTGCAGGAACGCTGAGAATCACGCTGCCGCATATTGCGGCGCAGTTTGTCATTGCACCGCGGCTTGGAGCGTTCGCTGAAGCCTATCCGGATATTACCCTTGATCTGACAGTCGAAAGCGCTTTTACCGATATTGTATCGGCGGGCTTTGATGCAGGCATGCGGCTCGGTGAAAGTCTTGAAGCGGATATGGTCTGCGCACGTCTGACCAGTGATCTGCGGGCAGCAATCGTCGCGTCGCCTTCCTATCTAGCAACTGCACCTATTCCCAAGCATCCCAACGATTTGATGCAGCATCGTTGCGTGCGTCATCGCTTTGCCAGTGGCCGCATATATCGCTGGGAGTTTGAAAAAGCGGGTGAGGAACTGGAAATTGCCATCAACGGCTCGCTCATCCTTAACGATGACAGACTGATTCTTGACGCTATTCTTAACGGTGCCGGTCTTGCCTATCTATTTGAGGACCATGTCCGCGAGGCATTGAAAGACGCTCGGCTTGTCAGAGTGCTTGAAGACTGGTGCCAGCCTTTTGCCGGGCTTTATCTCTATTATCCAAGCCGCCGCCAGATGCGGCCTGCCTTGCGCGCATTCATTGATTTCTTTCGCGGATCTTATGAGATGCAGCACCGCTTTCTGGGGGCGTGAGATTGGACCATCTTCGTTACTCAGGCCTTTCTAAAAAGGCAAAGAAGGAGCATTTCAGCAGGCTCATCCAAGCTGATCCCGTGCTTTGGGACGCGCTACATCGTGTGCGCAGTCTCAACCTTTCCGATTGGTGGCTTGTATCGGGAGCGCTCTATAATTCTGTGTGGAACGCTTTGACTGGACGCGCCCATGGCTATGGTATCAAAGATATCGACGTCGCATATTTCGATGATCGGGATATTTCGTGGGAAGCTGAGGATAAGGTCATTCAGGCGGGTGCGTCAGTCTTTGCAGGTTTCCCTTTGCCTGTCGAAATACGCAATCAGGCTCGCGTACATCTATGGTTCGAAAAGCGTTTCAATAAGCCCTATATGCCGCTTCGTTGCGCATCCGAATCGATAGAGCGTTATGCAGCTATTGCGCATTGCGTGGGTGTCCGTCTGGAAATTGACGGCAGGCTCACTATTCACGCTCCTTTTGGGTTTAATGATATTTTTTCGTTTCGTATTAGGCCCAATCGTGCCATCGATAACCGCGAAACATATGACATCAAGGCTCGTCGCGCGTTGGAACACTGGCCTGAACTGATTGTTCAGTGCTGGGGCGAACAAGGTTGAAGCCGATATAGATAAGGGAATAGCATGTTTCGTTGGGGTATTCTTTCCACCGCCAAGATTGGCGTCACGCAGGTCATTCCGGCGCTGTGTGCTTCCGATAATGGTGTGGTTCATGCGATTGCCAGCCGCGATCATGCACGCGCTCGCGCTGTTGCTGACCGTTTTGGCGCGACGCTCGCCTTCGGTTCCTATGAAGAGCTGCTGGCAAGTGAAGAAGTGGACGGCGTTTATATCCCGTTGCCGACTTCGCAGCATATCGAATGGACATTGAAGGCGGCTCAGGCTGGCAAGCATGTGCTTTGTGAAAAGCCGATTGCTTTGAAAGCCGACGATATTGATCAGCTGATTGCGGCACGCGACAAACACAAGGTCATAATCGCAGAAGCTTTTATGGTCTATTACCACCCGCAATGGATCAAGCTTCGCTATCTTCTCGCGGAAGGTGCCATTGGGAGATTGCGCCACGTGCAGGGCGCATTCAGCTATTTCAACGACGATCCGGGCAATATGCGCAATCAGCCGGAACTCGGTGGCGGTGCGCTGCCCGATATTGGCGTGTATCCGACGGTGGTCACGCGGATGGTAACGGAAAAAGAGCCGCTCTCGGTTCAGGCTTCGGTCGAGTTCGATCCGAGGTTCGGCACTGATCGCTATGCGAATGTATCTGCGCGATTCGATGGCTTTGACTTGAGCTTCTATGTTGCAACCCAGCTCGCTGGTCGCCAAACCATGGTTTTCCACGGCGATAAGGGATTTATTGAGGTTCACGCGCCATTCAACACCGGCAAATATGGCCATGGCCGCATTACGCTCTATAATGCAGGACATACGGAGGCGACTGAATGGTCGTTCTCCGATACAAACCACTACCAGCTTCAGGCTGAAAACTTCGTGCGGGCCACGAAGGGCGAAGGCGTGATGCTGTTTTCTTTGGAAAACTCGAAGGCAAATCAGAAATTCATCGATGCGATTTATATGGCGGGTAAAAGCAACGGTTTCGTAAACGTCTAAGAGAACCGTAAATTTTGACAGGCAGGAATCTTTCGCT
This sequence is a window from Ochrobactrum quorumnocens. Protein-coding genes within it:
- a CDS encoding nucleotidyltransferase family protein, with translation MDHLRYSGLSKKAKKEHFSRLIQADPVLWDALHRVRSLNLSDWWLVSGALYNSVWNALTGRAHGYGIKDIDVAYFDDRDISWEAEDKVIQAGASVFAGFPLPVEIRNQARVHLWFEKRFNKPYMPLRCASESIERYAAIAHCVGVRLEIDGRLTIHAPFGFNDIFSFRIRPNRAIDNRETYDIKARRALEHWPELIVQCWGEQG
- a CDS encoding LysR family transcriptional regulator, whose product is MNRNQLSQLAVLAAVAAHGSFRGAARELSIAPSAVSHAVAALEDSLGIRLLSRTTRSVAPTDAGRQLLERLAPALEEIHQALGAAIEARERPAGTLRITLPHIAAQFVIAPRLGAFAEAYPDITLDLTVESAFTDIVSAGFDAGMRLGESLEADMVCARLTSDLRAAIVASPSYLATAPIPKHPNDLMQHRCVRHRFASGRIYRWEFEKAGEELEIAINGSLILNDDRLILDAILNGAGLAYLFEDHVREALKDARLVRVLEDWCQPFAGLYLYYPSRRQMRPALRAFIDFFRGSYEMQHRFLGA
- a CDS encoding Gfo/Idh/MocA family protein, which translates into the protein MFRWGILSTAKIGVTQVIPALCASDNGVVHAIASRDHARARAVADRFGATLAFGSYEELLASEEVDGVYIPLPTSQHIEWTLKAAQAGKHVLCEKPIALKADDIDQLIAARDKHKVIIAEAFMVYYHPQWIKLRYLLAEGAIGRLRHVQGAFSYFNDDPGNMRNQPELGGGALPDIGVYPTVVTRMVTEKEPLSVQASVEFDPRFGTDRYANVSARFDGFDLSFYVATQLAGRQTMVFHGDKGFIEVHAPFNTGKYGHGRITLYNAGHTEATEWSFSDTNHYQLQAENFVRATKGEGVMLFSLENSKANQKFIDAIYMAGKSNGFVNV